In Listeria monocytogenes, the following proteins share a genomic window:
- a CDS encoding bacterial Ig-like domain-containing protein, which yields MMKIKSLRRSLLLVMAALLILGQLNLSSFRVSAEEKGNESLSYEVQKELSSDSKKANLTIKTTPKSTDVKILTIETPDGKKVDGQEAAYTATKNGSIDFVITYQDKDKTEKTYKASYEVSEITEETKETTNQTVTETPTNKGLLKAGAPSVSLNIPDYNKTSWDNGDIKDVSVTVEFNNNNSSGKKINFTLPDGMRFVSLPVPSNFQATGNVDSNVLSYFGAGNPVGDSITSVTVPNKETGYNKATFGTVSYNLAPATEKLTLNFSVQVDAAKYYGGTDLKSPIQVDAYMGDSGTPVASAEQKVRADGKNVVGYAAQKHVQTMFRNWYTSSFLPEVMPSTDTEESFNYTKPYSVVNGINAMDARGSKIFVPKNVKTTLYYPEGMEYVGVVNEGRSLLTNNANRTITHYPSENKVVIDFNQESYYGIVETIFAVKYKVPEGTDEGTYTAPKVPHAVITTYDDQVFETDALTNDSNDTTTLAAKDICKVVGRSTNKMVMLPRNYYINPDNETWAGLVQINNKQTAGVKTNQIYQIKFDDNWEAYTVNLPFDGTYPGNKVKDIQYKTNLNPEYRTYDGTPPKTNGNKMLTLEATTVGLQEGEYFTEVKANVGDFSVGFTNIDTSAPFKAANSASYGIVKPGITSVQFEANIWDADNEASTKVSGSSTYTVSNSVTTAANGTASFYNSEGTQVKTARAGETVTTKAALIMHEYPYGTRSVLNNPEIYLRQLEGTTVKPGSIKLTDQDGKEVDFTVETKNAKNGEKVYVIKTTDVTVGEFVGYPAKKRYLNISYNTTFDMTLSKSIHTDIQELLAWGGSNVTSALGANVFLDNGLDVNQNGRDAERLLSTNTSTLSVPKQDTVTVETFLNVAGEGIKAAYVEDDDSTVSYFTPGTDADYMVKITNTSSGSAKSLDIYIPIPKTGQDFGSKFQSEPFKWDMKLSDALAMTAEQKAQFDISYTTEATSNNYTADSIYSNSLTDYGKANMVRIKVKTEIASGESQTIKVPLKVDETFDSAAAGNKIGERDVYNPYYAVTTNTYSGSIAGTRVGAELVIVEVAGKLFKDKNANGLYESTQNDTALANEVVELYKWNETNSAYEPFTKDGQNVTTTTDANGDYKFDYNLGIGYGKYAVKFPEKEGHKLTLQNVGKDKAINSAAPNLGTDTGWVKEIDPAQPDAQHINAGYISYVPESDLKVNLNEKLVQEGKSLKITLPKVALTNGEAAEDTIEPDIFQKILATTDGYKWTTADPTIATAKTLTDGSGAIVGVSTKGKTIAATDLTITIKDIFGTEKKSTAPVYVTTANGEFAQKDQLRIGATDFTLEYKDAIALTEAQAVSKAKTAAFEEVKNGVNSNAEDRTNVVKVDETQLNALKNGSNRGGTYPLTFTLEKDGKEVEVVVEVKVEKDLTEVNAHDSTIYVGDNWRAADNFDSALNKEGETLTFADIEVTGSVDTTTAGTYPVTYKYNDTTKTVNILVKEDATEVNAHDSTIYTNDTWTAKDNFDSAADKDGNVVDFAKVSVTNTVNTAQAGTYPITYTYGGVEKTITVTVKENKKGINAHNATIYVGDSWTAEDNFDNAVDKDGDPVAFSDVTVKETPTVNTNKAGTYQLKYSYDGASKTVTLTVKNILTAVNAHDSTVYVDESWEAKDNFDSAKNKDGETVAFSDVEVEGNVDMTQAGTYSITYKYDGFSKTIKVTVKNPQTAINAHDSVVYTGDSWSAKDNFDNAIDKAGKSVAYKDITVEEDPKVDLTTPGTYSVKYSYEKVSKVVQITVKPRQTKVESHDSTIYAGKTWNAKDNFDLAVDKKGDDVKLSDVTVVGLVDTKTPGTYEITYRYDGVTSVSHVTVLQNQAKIIVADSKLKANAKWDPKDNFVRAMSRDGSDIPLSNVKVEGKVNTKKPGTYKITYTIDPNEGTADAGKEELSVVAMIQVEGEKVTVKPSDDDSKIDVKAGQQRTATYKQAIPKTGDQMNLWVILAGACLVGFALFLWLFRLRRRHG from the coding sequence ATGATGAAAATAAAAAGCTTGAGGCGTTCCTTGTTATTAGTCATGGCAGCTTTACTAATACTCGGTCAATTGAATCTTTCATCTTTCCGAGTATCAGCGGAAGAAAAAGGAAATGAATCACTTTCCTACGAGGTTCAAAAAGAGCTTTCAAGCGACAGCAAGAAAGCCAACTTGACTATAAAAACGACTCCGAAAAGCACGGACGTTAAAATATTAACAATTGAAACACCTGATGGTAAAAAAGTCGATGGTCAAGAAGCAGCATATACTGCGACGAAAAATGGTTCAATTGATTTTGTCATTACCTATCAAGATAAAGATAAAACAGAAAAAACGTACAAAGCTTCTTATGAAGTAAGCGAAATTACTGAAGAAACAAAAGAAACAACTAATCAAACTGTAACTGAAACACCAACTAATAAAGGATTGCTTAAAGCAGGTGCTCCTTCAGTATCTCTAAACATTCCTGACTATAATAAAACATCTTGGGACAACGGAGACATTAAAGATGTTTCTGTAACCGTGGAGTTTAATAATAATAATTCTTCTGGGAAAAAGATAAACTTCACTTTGCCAGATGGTATGCGTTTTGTATCCCTTCCAGTTCCAAGTAATTTCCAAGCAACTGGTAATGTTGATAGTAATGTATTAAGTTATTTTGGCGCAGGTAACCCAGTTGGTGATTCCATTACATCTGTAACTGTACCAAATAAAGAAACAGGCTATAATAAAGCAACATTTGGAACTGTGAGCTATAATTTAGCCCCAGCAACAGAAAAATTAACATTGAACTTTTCTGTGCAAGTAGATGCTGCTAAATATTACGGTGGTACAGATTTAAAATCCCCAATTCAAGTAGATGCTTATATGGGTGATAGCGGAACTCCAGTTGCATCTGCAGAACAAAAAGTTCGTGCTGACGGGAAAAATGTCGTCGGTTATGCAGCGCAAAAACATGTTCAAACTATGTTTAGAAACTGGTACACGTCTTCATTCCTGCCAGAAGTTATGCCAAGTACTGACACAGAAGAATCTTTTAACTATACGAAGCCATATTCAGTTGTAAATGGTATCAACGCAATGGATGCTCGTGGTTCGAAAATCTTTGTTCCGAAAAATGTTAAAACAACCCTTTACTATCCAGAAGGTATGGAATATGTAGGCGTTGTTAATGAAGGTAGAAGCCTGCTTACAAATAATGCTAATAGAACAATCACACATTATCCAAGCGAAAATAAAGTAGTTATTGATTTCAATCAAGAAAGCTACTACGGAATCGTTGAAACAATTTTTGCCGTTAAATATAAGGTGCCAGAGGGAACTGATGAAGGGACTTATACAGCTCCTAAAGTGCCACATGCGGTCATTACAACGTATGACGACCAAGTCTTTGAAACAGATGCATTAACAAATGATTCAAACGATACAACAACGCTAGCTGCAAAAGATATCTGTAAAGTAGTAGGTAGATCCACAAACAAAATGGTTATGTTACCGAGAAACTACTATATAAATCCAGATAATGAAACTTGGGCAGGACTTGTTCAAATTAACAATAAGCAAACTGCCGGAGTAAAAACAAATCAAATTTATCAAATCAAATTTGATGATAACTGGGAAGCTTATACAGTAAATTTACCTTTTGATGGAACTTATCCAGGTAACAAAGTAAAAGATATCCAGTATAAAACGAACTTAAACCCAGAATATCGAACTTATGATGGAACACCTCCGAAAACGAACGGAAATAAAATGCTCACACTAGAAGCGACCACAGTAGGACTTCAAGAAGGCGAGTACTTTACAGAAGTAAAAGCTAATGTTGGGGATTTCAGTGTTGGTTTTACAAATATTGATACTTCTGCTCCGTTTAAAGCGGCTAATAGTGCGTCTTACGGTATTGTTAAACCAGGTATTACCTCTGTTCAATTTGAGGCAAATATTTGGGATGCGGATAATGAAGCTAGCACGAAAGTTTCTGGCTCATCCACTTACACAGTAAGCAATAGCGTAACGACAGCAGCCAATGGTACAGCTTCATTCTATAACAGTGAAGGTACACAAGTTAAAACTGCTCGTGCAGGAGAAACAGTAACAACGAAAGCTGCACTTATTATGCATGAGTATCCATATGGAACAAGATCTGTGCTTAATAACCCAGAGATTTATTTACGTCAGTTAGAAGGAACTACTGTTAAACCTGGTTCTATTAAACTAACAGACCAAGATGGAAAAGAAGTTGATTTTACTGTTGAAACAAAAAATGCTAAAAATGGCGAGAAAGTGTATGTAATTAAAACGACAGATGTGACAGTAGGCGAGTTTGTTGGGTATCCAGCGAAAAAACGCTACTTAAATATCAGTTATAATACAACATTTGATATGACATTAAGCAAGAGTATTCACACGGATATCCAAGAGTTATTAGCTTGGGGAGGTAGTAACGTTACCTCAGCATTAGGAGCAAACGTATTCTTAGATAACGGCTTAGACGTCAACCAAAATGGTAGAGATGCAGAACGTTTACTTTCTACCAACACAAGTACGCTAAGTGTTCCAAAACAAGATACAGTTACTGTAGAAACATTCTTAAATGTGGCTGGAGAAGGAATCAAAGCTGCATATGTAGAAGATGATGATAGCACGGTTTCGTATTTCACACCTGGAACTGACGCTGATTACATGGTTAAAATTACGAATACATCTAGTGGTAGTGCTAAGAGCCTAGACATTTATATTCCGATTCCGAAAACTGGTCAAGACTTTGGCTCGAAATTCCAAAGTGAACCTTTCAAATGGGATATGAAACTAAGCGATGCACTAGCGATGACAGCTGAACAAAAAGCACAGTTTGACATCAGTTATACAACGGAAGCGACTTCAAACAACTATACAGCAGATAGTATTTACAGTAATTCACTTACAGATTACGGAAAAGCAAACATGGTTCGTATCAAAGTGAAGACGGAGATTGCTTCTGGAGAAAGCCAAACAATTAAAGTTCCACTAAAAGTAGATGAAACATTTGATTCTGCTGCAGCTGGAAATAAAATTGGTGAACGAGATGTATACAACCCTTATTACGCTGTTACAACTAACACGTATTCCGGGTCAATTGCAGGAACTCGAGTAGGGGCAGAATTAGTAATTGTTGAAGTAGCAGGTAAGCTATTTAAAGATAAAAATGCCAATGGTTTATATGAATCAACGCAAAATGATACCGCACTTGCGAATGAAGTAGTTGAATTATATAAATGGAATGAAACAAATTCAGCGTACGAACCGTTTACTAAAGATGGCCAAAATGTCACTACGACAACAGATGCTAACGGGGACTACAAATTTGACTATAATTTAGGAATTGGTTACGGCAAATATGCAGTTAAGTTTCCTGAAAAAGAAGGTCACAAACTTACTTTACAAAATGTAGGTAAAGATAAGGCAATAAACAGTGCAGCGCCGAATTTAGGCACTGATACTGGTTGGGTAAAAGAAATTGACCCAGCACAGCCAGATGCACAACACATCAATGCGGGTTACATTTCTTACGTACCTGAATCAGATTTAAAAGTAAACTTGAATGAGAAATTAGTTCAAGAGGGCAAGAGTTTGAAAATCACTTTACCAAAAGTAGCTCTTACAAATGGTGAAGCGGCAGAAGATACGATTGAACCAGATATTTTCCAAAAAATTCTAGCTACTACAGATGGATACAAATGGACGACAGCAGATCCTACCATCGCAACAGCGAAAACGTTAACGGATGGTTCTGGAGCAATTGTAGGTGTTTCCACTAAAGGAAAAACCATTGCTGCTACAGATTTAACAATCACAATCAAAGATATCTTTGGAACAGAGAAAAAATCTACCGCTCCTGTTTATGTAACAACAGCGAATGGTGAGTTTGCTCAGAAAGATCAACTTAGAATTGGAGCAACGGATTTCACTTTAGAATACAAAGATGCAATAGCTCTTACCGAAGCTCAAGCTGTAAGTAAAGCTAAAACAGCAGCATTTGAAGAAGTGAAAAATGGTGTAAATTCAAACGCTGAAGATCGCACGAATGTGGTTAAAGTAGACGAAACGCAGTTAAATGCACTTAAAAATGGTTCTAACCGTGGTGGCACGTATCCATTAACTTTTACACTTGAAAAAGATGGCAAAGAAGTAGAAGTAGTTGTTGAAGTGAAAGTGGAGAAAGATTTAACAGAAGTGAACGCGCATGACTCTACAATTTATGTTGGTGACAACTGGAGAGCGGCAGACAACTTTGATAGTGCATTAAACAAAGAAGGCGAAACGCTTACTTTTGCAGATATCGAAGTTACTGGAAGCGTTGATACAACAACAGCTGGCACGTACCCGGTCACTTATAAATACAATGATACAACTAAAACGGTAAATATCTTGGTTAAAGAAGATGCAACGGAAGTGAACGCGCATGACTCCACCATCTATACCAATGATACATGGACTGCAAAAGACAATTTTGATAGTGCTGCAGATAAGGATGGAAATGTAGTTGATTTTGCGAAAGTATCTGTTACTAACACAGTTAATACAGCGCAAGCAGGCACATACCCAATCACTTATACGTATGGTGGCGTAGAGAAAACAATCACAGTCACAGTTAAAGAAAATAAAAAAGGGATTAATGCCCACAATGCTACTATTTATGTAGGAGATAGCTGGACGGCGGAAGATAATTTTGATAACGCCGTAGATAAAGACGGAGATCCAGTAGCCTTTTCAGATGTAACGGTAAAAGAAACACCTACTGTTAATACAAATAAGGCAGGCACGTACCAACTGAAATATAGCTATGATGGAGCTTCGAAAACAGTTACGCTTACAGTGAAAAATATTTTAACAGCTGTAAATGCTCACGACTCCACGGTATATGTAGACGAGAGCTGGGAAGCAAAAGATAATTTTGATAGTGCAAAAAATAAAGACGGAGAAACAGTCGCATTTTCAGATGTAGAAGTAGAAGGAAATGTGGATATGACTCAAGCAGGAACCTATTCGATTACGTATAAATATGACGGTTTTTCTAAGACTATCAAGGTAACTGTGAAAAATCCGCAAACAGCAATAAATGCGCATGATTCTGTAGTTTATACAGGAGATAGCTGGAGCGCTAAAGATAACTTTGACAATGCTATTGATAAAGCTGGAAAATCAGTTGCTTATAAAGATATAACGGTTGAAGAAGATCCGAAAGTGGACTTAACAACACCGGGCACCTATTCAGTAAAATATAGCTATGAAAAGGTATCAAAAGTAGTACAAATCACGGTGAAACCAAGACAAACAAAAGTAGAATCCCATGACAGCACCATTTATGCTGGTAAAACGTGGAATGCTAAAGATAATTTTGACTTGGCGGTAGATAAAAAAGGTGATGATGTTAAATTATCTGATGTAACGGTTGTTGGGCTTGTAGATACTAAAACACCTGGAACA